From one Pseudomonas fluorescens genomic stretch:
- a CDS encoding PLP-dependent aminotransferase family protein: MLELRPDASPPLVNQIINGLRELIENQTLKPGAKVPSIRAFAATYSVSTFTVVEAYDRLVAQGLLVSRGNAGFFVNRSAVELIESQVKEPAPGKPEFNSEWYLQQIFESRQLEFKPGCGWLPNDWMFEDGLRRGMRQVASSVLELSGYGDPMGLLELRTLTAQNLQQDLRIVANPNQLMLTHGASQALDLAVRTLVRPGDVVLVDDPGYPNLMSILRFQGATLLGVPRTPNGYDLDHLERLLEHHRPTVFFTQPHLHSPTASRTPLAQLHRLLQLAARHGFRLVENNLYADMISEPLPCLTSLDHLQQVVYVGSYSKSISPNVRVGFMLANPELMQKLLQLKMRSGLTTSQVMERVVYAAITDGRWRKHLKRLRQRLAEAQQQVSEQLTRLGFERFIEGDEGMYLWTRHPAIADSAALVDDALEQGIMLGPGQLFMVDSQATGWMRFNVAFSTDAALWVKLEKLLVKHGRRQ, translated from the coding sequence CGCTGGTCAACCAGATCATCAACGGGCTGCGGGAGTTGATCGAGAACCAGACCCTCAAACCCGGCGCCAAGGTCCCTTCGATCCGGGCTTTTGCCGCCACCTACTCGGTCAGTACCTTCACCGTGGTCGAGGCCTACGACCGCCTGGTCGCCCAGGGTTTGCTGGTCAGCCGCGGCAATGCCGGGTTCTTCGTCAACCGTTCGGCCGTGGAGCTGATCGAAAGTCAGGTCAAGGAACCGGCGCCGGGCAAGCCGGAATTCAACTCCGAGTGGTACCTGCAGCAAATCTTCGAAAGCCGCCAGCTTGAGTTCAAACCAGGCTGTGGCTGGCTGCCCAACGACTGGATGTTCGAAGACGGCCTGCGCCGGGGCATGCGCCAGGTTGCCAGCAGCGTGCTGGAACTGAGCGGCTATGGCGACCCCATGGGCCTGCTGGAGCTGCGCACCCTCACCGCGCAGAACCTGCAGCAAGACCTGCGCATCGTCGCCAACCCCAACCAGCTGATGCTCACCCACGGCGCCAGCCAGGCCCTGGACCTGGCCGTGCGCACCCTGGTGCGCCCCGGTGACGTGGTGCTGGTGGACGATCCCGGCTACCCCAACCTGATGAGCATCCTGCGCTTTCAGGGCGCAACCCTTTTGGGCGTACCGCGCACGCCCAACGGCTACGACCTCGACCACCTCGAACGGCTGCTCGAACACCATCGTCCGACGGTGTTCTTCACCCAGCCGCACCTGCACAGCCCGACCGCCTCGCGCACGCCGCTGGCGCAACTGCACCGCCTGCTGCAACTGGCCGCGCGCCACGGCTTTCGCCTGGTGGAGAACAACCTCTACGCCGACATGATCAGCGAACCGCTGCCGTGCCTGACCAGCCTTGATCACCTGCAGCAGGTGGTGTACGTCGGCAGCTACTCGAAAAGCATCTCGCCGAACGTGCGGGTCGGCTTCATGCTGGCCAATCCCGAATTGATGCAAAAGCTGCTGCAATTGAAAATGCGCTCGGGCCTGACCACCTCGCAGGTGATGGAACGGGTGGTGTACGCCGCCATCACTGATGGCCGTTGGCGCAAGCACCTCAAACGTCTGCGCCAGCGCCTGGCCGAGGCTCAGCAGCAGGTCAGCGAACAGCTCACCCGGCTGGGTTTCGAGCGCTTTATCGAAGGCGACGAAGGCATGTACCTGTGGACCCGCCACCCGGCCATCGCCGACAGCGCGGCGCTGGTCGATGACGCCCTGGAGCAAGGCATCATGCTCGGCCCCGGGCAGTTGTTCATGGTCGATTCACAAGCGACCGGGTGGATGCGCTTCAACGTCGCATTCAGTACCGACGCGGCGTTGTGGGTGAAGCTGGAAAAGCTGCTGGTCAAGCATGGGCGGCGGCAATAG